The Anabaena sp. PCC 7108 region CCAAAATCCACCCGAAATCAACGGTAACTGTTGCGATTGTCAAGAATTCTTGCAAAAAAGAAAACATGGATCTTCAACAACTCACGGCGCTGGAAAATATTCGTCAGGCCAAAGCACGCTATTGCCGATTCATCGATCTCAAGCAGTGGGACGATTTCAAAAACTTATTTACGCCGACGGTGCATCTTACTTTTCATGGCGTTGAAGGAGAGCTGTTATACCAATTTACAGACCTTCAAAGTTTCATCGACCAAACAGCAACCACGTTAAGCGGATCTCAGACCATCCATCAGGTTCATAACTCTGAAATTCAATTGACTTCGGAAACGACAGCGCGGGCGATCTGGTCGATGGAGGACTGGATCATTTATCCCAAAGATGTAAAAGGGCTTTTCAAAACGCTTCATGGCTTCGGACATTATTACGAAACGCTGGAATTGAGAGAGGGCTGCTGGCTCACTACGAC contains the following coding sequences:
- a CDS encoding nuclear transport factor 2 family protein, with the translated sequence MDLQQLTALENIRQAKARYCRFIDLKQWDDFKNLFTPTVHLTFHGVEGELLYQFTDLQSFIDQTATTLSGSQTIHQVHNSEIQLTSETTARAIWSMEDWIIYPKDVKGLFKTLHGFGHYYETLELREGCWLTTTLSLKRTILTIT